The following coding sequences lie in one Cloeon dipterum chromosome 1, ieCloDipt1.1, whole genome shotgun sequence genomic window:
- the LOC135946596 gene encoding uncharacterized protein LOC135946596, protein MAGKITFLALLTIFTVAFGANDDKFANSTEPCSSNVYDGLEMCCGMPKLFSNDVFKTCLTSQVSKMQQHAARSAKRKKNRRTRSSGNKSQTGRSGAIIMRRTAGPLGGPMCILQCVFEKEGLLNKDKSINLEAMVKLFSAASDESWVDLVKNVTGNCYSELQRSNYSALPNVTGGEPSCKANCAMILSCIRRQLTLRCPENMLNIKDKKCPAKIEALKKCDPFAIPTPAELIDGKVVASINEAVEKKKSSKNNKRQKGNKY, encoded by the exons ATGGCAGGCAAAATAACGTTTCTCGCTCTGCTTACCATTTTCACAGTA gCGTTTGGTGCTAATGACGATAAATTCGCGAACAGCACTGAACCATGCAGCTCCAATGTGTACGAT GGGCTCGAAATGTGCTGCGGCATGCCGAAACTTTTCTCGAATGACGTTTTTAAGACTTGCTTGACATCGCAAGTGTCCAAGATGCAGCAGCACGCCGCGCGCTCtgcgaaaagaaagaaaaatagacGCACAAGATCTTCAGGCAACAAAAGTCAAACTGGTAGAAGTGGAGCAATAATCATGCGACGCACAGCGGGACCTTTGGGGGGCCCAATG TGCATTCTCCAATGCGTGTTTGAAAAAGAGGGCTTG ctaAATAAGGACAAAAGTATTAATTTGGAAGCGATGGTGAAGTTGTTCAGCGCAGCTTCAGATGAAAGCTGGGttgatttggtgaaaaacgtTACTGGAAACTGCTACAGTGAACTCCAAA GATCTAATTACTCCGCCCTACCCAACGTCACCGGTGGAGAACCTTCTTGCAAAGCCAACTGCGCCATGATACTATCTTGCATTCGCCGCCAGCTTACTTtg cgTTGCCCTGAGAACATGCTGAACATAAAAG ATAAGAAATGTCCTGCAAAAATCGAGGCATTGAAGAAGTGTGATCCGTTTGCTATTCCAACTCCCGCCGAGCTGATAGACGGAAAGGTGGTGGCCTCAATCAATGAGGCCGTGGAGAAGAAGAAATCTTCCAAGAACAACAAAAggcaaaaaggaaataaatattaa